One part of the Vitis riparia cultivar Riparia Gloire de Montpellier isolate 1030 chromosome 8, EGFV_Vit.rip_1.0, whole genome shotgun sequence genome encodes these proteins:
- the LOC117920557 gene encoding serine carboxypeptidase-like 45 has translation MQTQSWMMILAAVCAALVHFCSSAVESHSAQADQISSLPGQPRVSFQQFSGYITIDEKQDRSFFYYFVEAEDDTTALKPLVVWFSGGPGCSSVGGGAFAQHGPFRPSGDILLTNKYSWNREANMLYPESPAGTGFSYSANTSFYTNLNDEIAARDNLVFLKNWFIKFPQYKNSELFIAGESYAGHFVPQLAQLILESGVKFNLKGILMGDPLMDFDTNYNSVPHFYWSHGLISDSTYNLFSSKCNYSRMNREQTSGSLSPACLAVRSQYSQEVGDSVDRFDITLNSCLPSVDPQPQVTENVDVCIGDEVNKYLNREDVQKSLHARLVGVANWSMCSGALRYNIKDKEITMIPVMGSLVKSGIRTFVYSGDQDSVIPLFGTRTLVDGLAKELRLNTTVPYRNWFEGEQVGGWTQVYGDILSFATVRGGSHTVPGTQPARALVLFTAFLKGQPPPAE, from the exons ATGCAAACCCAGTCTTGGATGATGATCCTGGCTGCAGTATGTGCAGCTCTGGTTCACTTCTGTTCATCAGCAGTGGAGTCCCACTCTGCCCAGGCTGATCAAATCAGTAGTTTGCCGGGACAACCCCGAGTTAGCTTTCAACAATTTTCGGGATACATAACCATAGATGAAAAGCAGGACAGATCTTTCTTTTACTACTTTGTTGAAGCGGAAGATGACACAACTGCTTTAAAGCCTCTGGTTGTCTGGTTCAGTGGAG GACCTGGTTGCTCCTCCGTGGGAGGTGGAGCTTTCGCCCAACATGGCCCTTTTAGACCCAGTGGAGATATCCTACTCACCAATAAATACAGTTGGAACAGAG AAGCAAACATGTTATATCCGGAGTCACCTGCTGGAACTGGATTCTCTTATTCTGCTAATACGTCCTTCTACACCAACCTAAATGATGAGATTGCAG CACGAGACAATCTCGTCTTCTTGAAGAATTGGTTCATCAAATTCCCACAATACAAGAACAGCGAATTGTTCATAGCTGGAGAGAGTTATGCTG gTCACTTTGTTCCACAACTTGCCCAACTCATTCTTGAGTCCGGCGTGAAGTTCAATTTGAAAGGAATCCTT ATGGGAGATCCTCTTATGGATTTCGATACTAATTACAACTCAGTCCCACATTTCTACTGGTCCCATGGCTTGATATCAGATTCTACTTACAAtcttttctcttcaaagtgCAATTATTCTCGAATGAACAGAGAGCAGACATCTGGTTCTTTATCACCTGCTTGTTTAGCTGTACGAAGCCAATATTCACAAGAAGTAGGTGACTCTGTTGACCGGTTTGATATCACTCTTAACTCCTGCTTACCATCTGTCGATCCACAACCG CAAGTCACAGAGAATGTGGATGTTTGTATAGGAGACGAAGtaaacaagtatttgaataGGGAAGATGTGCAGAAGTCTCTCCATGCTAGATTAGTTGGAGTCGCCAACTGGAGTATGTGCAGCGG TGCTCTTAGATACAATATAAAAGACAAGGAGATAACCATGATTCCTGTCATGGGCTCCCTTGTCAAGTCCGGTATCCGGACCTTTGTTTACAG TGGAGATCAAGATTCAGTAATCCCACTATTTGGAACTCGGACTCTGGTGGATGGATTGGCGAAGGAGTTGAGACTGAATACAACTGTACCTTACAGAAATTGGTTTGAGGGAGAACAG GTTGGTGGATGGACGCAAGTTTATGGTGACATCCTATCCTTTGCCACCGTGAGAGGAGGGTCACATACAGTGCCGGGTACACAACCAGCCAGAGCACTAGTTCTGTTCACTGCATTTCTAAAAGGACAACCCCCACCAGCTGAATGA
- the LOC117920006 gene encoding 10 kDa chaperonin, mitochondrial-like, translated as MAKRLIPSLNRVLVEKIIPPSKTNAGVLLPEKTNKLNSGKVVAVGPGLWDREGKLIPVGVKEGDTVLLPEYGGTEVKLGDKEYHLYRDEDILGTLHD; from the exons atggcGAAGCGTTTGATTCCATCTTTGAACAGGGTATTGGTGGAGAAAATCATTCCTCCATCCAAAACCAATGCTGGGGTTTTACTGCCTGAAAAGACGAACAAG CTGAATTCTGGAAAAGTTGTTGCGGTGGGTCCTGGGCTGTGGGATAGAGAGGGAAAGCTAATTCCCGTTGGAGTGAAGGAAGGAGACACCGTCCTGTTACCTGAATATGGGGGAACTGAAGTCAAGCTTGGCGACAAAGA GTATCATTTGTACCGGGATGAGGATATATTGGGAACACTGCATGATTGA
- the LOC117919597 gene encoding serine carboxypeptidase-like 45 — protein sequence MQLQPWIIMATISAFLIQICLTVESPPSADKIVSLPGQPQVGFQQFAGYITVDEKQQRHLFYYFVEAETDPASKPLVLWLNGGPGCSSIGAGAFCEHGPFKPSGEILVNNDYSWNKVANMLYLESPAGVGFSYSANTSFYAFVNDEMTARDNLKFLQRWFLKFPEYKNRDLFLTGESYAGHYVPQLAQLIVQSKVKFNLKGVAIGNPLLEFNTDFNSRAEYMWSHGLISDITYEAFTVICNYSQVRREIVMGSLSPACSGVISQVSRELGKHIDSYDVTLDVCLPSVVSQSERLNQPRGTQKIDVCVEDETIKYLNRKDVQKALHAHLKGVSRWSICSEVLKYEYRNLEIPTIHVVGAVLKSGIRVLVYSGDQDSVVPLTGTRTLVNGLAKDLGLNTTVPYRNWFQGRQVGGWTQVYGDKLSFATIRGASHEAPFSQPERSLVLFNTFLQGKPLPEATVVL from the exons aTGCAACTACAGCCATGGATAATCATGGCAACAATCTCTGCATTTCTCATACAAATTTGTTTAACAGTAGAGTCCCCTCCGAGTGCTGATAAGATCGTCAGTTTGCCAGGACAACCACAAGTTGGTTTCCAGCAATTTGCTGGATACATAACCGTGGACGAAAAGCAACAGAGACATCTTTTCTACTACTTTGTTGAAGCAGAAACCGACCCAGCTTCAAAGCCTCTTGTTCTTTGGTTAAATGGAG GACCTGGGTGTTCATCCATTGGAGCTGGAGCATTTTGTGAACATGGGCCATTCAAACCAAGTGGAGAGATCCTGGTGAATAATGATTATAGTTGGAATAAAG TGGCAAATATGTTATACCTAGAATCACCAGCAGGGGTTGGTTTCTCCTATTCTGCAAATACATCCTTCTATGCCTTTGTGAACGATGAGATGACAG cACGAGACAATCTCAAATTCCTCCAACGCTGGTTCCTGAAATTCCCAGAATATAAAAACAGAGATCTGTTCCTCACAGGGGAGAGCTATGCAG GTCACTATGTTCCCCAACTTGCACAACTCATTGTCCAATCCAAAGTGAAATTCAATCTGAAGGGCGTAGCT ATAGGGAATCCTCTTCTGGAATTCAACACGGATTTTAACTCGAGGGCTGAGTACATGTGGTCTCACGGACTAATATCAGATATAACATATGAAGCCTTCACTGTAATTTGCAACTATTCTCAAGTAAGAAGAGAGATAGTGATGGGGTCGCTTTCCCCAGCTTGTTCTGGGGTAATAAGCCAAGTCTCAAGAGAACTAGGCAAACATATCGACAGCTACGATGTCACACTTGATGTCTGTTTACCTTCGGTTGTTTCACAATCTGAAAGGCTCAATCAACCA CGAGGCACACAGAAAATTGACGTCTGTGTGGAGGATGAAACCATCAAATACTTGAACAGGAAGGACGTACAGAAAGCCCTCCACGCTCACCTCAAGGGCGTCTCAAGATGGAGTATTTGCAGCGA GGTCCTCAAATATGAATATCGGAATTTAGAGATACCTACTATTCATGTGGTGGGCGCAGTCCTCAAATCTGGAATCCGGGTCCTGGTTTACAG TGGAGATCAAGATTCAGTAGTTCCGCTGACCGGAACTCGAACCCTGGTGAATGGCCTTGCAAAGGACTTGGGGCTGAATACAACTGTGCCTTATAGAAACTGGTTTCAAGGAAGACAG GTTGGTGGATGGACACAAGTATATGGTGATAAATTATCTTTCGCTACCATTAGGGGAGCTTCTCATGAAGCTCCATTTTCACAGCCAGAAAGATCGCTTGTGCTGTTCAATACATTTCTCCAGGGGAAGCCGCTACCAGAAGCCACTGTGGTCTTATGA